In Capsicum annuum cultivar UCD-10X-F1 chromosome 8, UCD10Xv1.1, whole genome shotgun sequence, the genomic window AGTGTGCTTTCTTCTGATATCAGTGGCTCCGGAATGTCGATTACGAAAATCATTCTGCTGGTTGTTTTAGTAGCTCCAGGCTCCAGCTGTGGAAAGAACACATATTCTAACTCTACTATATATTAGTATGATAGCAATAGGGCTATCTCAGCTCCATTAGGGGAAAAGACAAATGTGTTTTACCtctatatattttgtaatagcaATAGTGCTATCATGCATGATACGTTTAGCTGGAAGACATTCAGGTCTATGTTTTGTTTCTATAAGCCGTGCttgttactccctccgtccccAAATTAATTGATCATCAGTACAATAAGTTGCAGCTTTTCTCATGTTTGGCTCTCGAAAAGCAAAACATGAGTACTAATATGAGACGGAAGAAGTACAGTTAATTTTTTGGCCAACCTGAACAGCAATCAAACAAGAGAAGCATTAGTAAAAACTTCTCAAGTATTGTACAGCCAGAAAATTAGGAACACCAAGTGATTCTTGACAGCATTACAACACATTGTAGCTTTGGGACATTTATACATCAACTCATACACCTGTATGAATTATCCTTATCATGACACTTAAAAACTttcatgagtatttttcttgCACAAACTAGGAAAATTCAGCACGTTTACAACACTTAATAAAGAGAATCAGCATAAAATTCACAAAGGAGAATCAAACATTTCATAGCTTTAACATCCAAGACATCCAATCTTCTTAGGAGCTTGTCCCGTAGCACGATACTTGGCAGCCATTTCCTCTGCTTTAAGAAGTTCTTCTCCTTTTCTAGCTTCAACCATAGCTCTCTTTTCGTCTGCCTCCTTGTGAAGTGCAGCTACTCTATTTTTAATCTTCTCCGCATATTCTGCTTTCTGTTGCTCTAATTGTTCCTGCAAAATTTGCACAAGGTTATcaacatttaaaaataattatggggCAAAAGCAGTGTGCTTGAATCCTCAAAGATACCTAAACTCAACTACATGGATTGTCACATACTCGCATCCTATGCATTACCCATATTTTGGTCTGAAATGGGCGACAAAACCAGTTTTGTTAAGTCTTAAGTTACCCCTTAGCTACCACTAAGGTTTCTCGATATACTTAAGGAAATAGACATACTCGCATCCTATGCATTACCCATATTTTGGTCTGAAATGGGCGACAAAACCAGTTTCTATAAGTCTTAAGTTACACCTTAGCTACCACTAAGGTTTCTCGATATACTTAAGGAAATAGAAATCGTTTGCAACACAACCTTGTTCACAGCCAGAAAATGCAGTACTTCCCGAAACAATGTTGCAAGCAGTTCAAGATGAGACATTCTCCCCAATACATCATGTTCTCTAGTATTGAAGAAGCACATATACTAGATTTCGAGCCTGTTTACCTCAAGTTTCTTCAGTTTAGCTTCAAAATTTGCTTTCTTGGTGTTTTCCCATGTTCCAACTGCAGCGAGCTTCTTTTGGGCCCTATTAAGGCAAGGTGAAGATGACGACTTAGGTTATTGAATTGGCAAAAATCTTCCTGAGCGTATGTGAATGATTCGTTATATCAATGGCGGGCACAAATTTTTGAACATTTCCTAGGTTCTTTCAACTAGCAAATGAATAAATACTAGAAATGTTAacattttgaccaaaaaaaggTGGACAAGACATGAGGTGGTGAACATGTTTaagataacaataaaattattaagcATCCACAAGAGAATGTTCTGCAACTTCAAATGTGACATATTTTATCTAAACTTTCCATAAATTTGTAACgttttaaagaaaagaaactcGATTAAGATTTAAGCGCAATTAGTTCTCCATACAGGGAATGAAGTTTCGGTCTGTACATTTTTCTTGAATAACACAGGAAGTTAGAAATCTTACTTGTTTTCCACCTTGCTTTTTTCACTTTCTTCCCATGCCTTGATATAAGAATTCCGTTTCTCTGTCTCAAGTTTTGCAAGAGCAACATCTGgattaaaaaaaacaagaaatagaGAACTTATTAACTTCTGAGATGTGACCGACTCTGATGGACTCATTCTTTCGTTGTATCTGTCACCTAACAGGAAATGCTCCAACCGAAGTTAAAGTTGCCTAAACCAGCTAATGAATGTAAAAATGGAAAAGCTGAGAATATAAACTCTTCATGCTAATATTGCAATATGCAACAAAAGCACATTCCTTTATACTTAGAAAAGTTTCAAGAACTAATATCGCGCATACCTCGGTCGAGAGATCCCTTAGAACTTTTCTTTGTTGAAGAATCAGGCTCTGCCAAAATCAGCAAATGGGAAATATTTCATAAGACGCAGAATATTTCACTCAAGATACAAGCAGATTAAATATGTGCTTTTGGTTCAACCTTTCAATCAGAAATAAGTTACCAAAATCACAGAACTTTCAATTCAGCCAAGTCAACGCTAATGATCCGTTTGAAATGCCTCAAATTTTCAGCATTATAATAATCTGTCATACTATTATTACTCAACTTTCTATTTACACTAAGGTATTGTCCGAGTCCGTTTGTGTGCAGATTGATTATTCCACCTGGTACCTGCTACCTCCTACTAGTGCGGGTACCGAGCGACTGTGCCTATAACGTGGGTACCCGGTACCCGCCTTCACCCCAACCATTATCTACCAATGATTGCTGATTGGTATCCAGAGTACTAACTCCCTTCACGAAGGTAAACCAGAGTGGCCATCCACTAATTCTATTGATTAAAAGTAAACCAGAGTGGCCATCCACTaaataatattgatttatttgtttttggtcaaaaaataaaggagagaatATATGGACTTATTGattattaattatctttttttttttaaaaaaaaaaaagtatatcaaGTTTTTCCAATAATTCAAAAGTTGTTGGCAATATAAAGGTATCAAATTAGTTGAGTCCAGCAAGAAAGGAACAATAATAGAATTTGATTCCTCAATCCCAATCTGGAGGCCCGAGTAGTTGAACAACAATAAACCATAGCAtactttagttttttatttaatcAAAACATAGTAGATTTAACAATCAAAGAATGAAATTGATGAGGATATTTACGCCTTCCATTCATTTTTACTTATCCATTATACTCTAAATTAGTTTGTTATCCAAGGATTCAACAAGCAAAGAATGAAATAGATAAGATTTAatttactccctccgtccatatatatttttacttatCTATTATACTAATTTATCAGACAGTAGGTAATTTACCCTTATTATTAATTATGATCATTTTTCAAAGCATCGAATCCATTATACTATATTCAAATAGGGACATAATAAAATTGGGTTGCTCCAGTAATActgaacaagtaaaaatgaagCGAGGTAGTAAACATCCATCTATAGGGataatagagaagaagaagaagaagaagtcataGTAATTTTTAAGAGTTATCTTTTGCAGGCAAGGCAAACTATGGATATGATTTTCATAAGAAAGAACAAGGCAGATAGTATATTATTGCTGAAAATCCAACAAACAAAAAAGTACAAAAGGAGAAGAGAGGAATAGGAAGAAGATTCAATTACTTGTTGGAGGAACAGTAGCTAGAGCCTTAGTGGCCATATCAGAATTAACAACAGCTGCTTCAGGTTTCGCTACTACTGCTGTTGCTTCTGCCATTTTTATGCTAATTTTATAGTACTATATTATAATAGTACAGTACAGAGAAAGAAGAAGGAATCAAGGAAAAATGGAAACAAGTTGTACAATATCT contains:
- the LOC107839170 gene encoding remorin; the protein is MAEATAVVAKPEAAVVNSDMATKALATVPPTKPDSSTKKSSKGSLDRDVALAKLETEKRNSYIKAWEESEKSKVENKAQKKLAAVGTWENTKKANFEAKLKKLEEQLEQQKAEYAEKIKNRVAALHKEADEKRAMVEARKGEELLKAEEMAAKYRATGQAPKKIGCLGC